The Chitinophagaceae bacterium nucleotide sequence TGAGTTTCAGCTGGTACAGATAAGATCATCTGTTGATAATGCAGTACAAAACGCATGGTATCATCAAAGCAAAAAAAATAATCCCCAACCGCTAGTAATTTCCCTGCATACATGGAGCGGAGATTATAATCAGGAAGATCCATTGGCAAAAGAAGTGTTGCTGCGTGACTGGAATTATATACATCCCGATTTCAGAGGACCTAATAATAATCCAAATGCCTGCGGAAGTCCGTTGGTAATTGCTGATCTGGAAGATGCAATACAATATGCAGTTAAGAATGGAAATGTTGACAGCAACGATGTACATATCATTGGAGTTTCCGGCGGAGGTTACGCAGCCATGCTTGCTTACATGAAAATAAAGTACCCGGTAAAAAGTTTTAATGCATGGGTGGGCATCAGCGACTTGAGCAATTGGTATTGGGAGCAGAAGGGGCGTAATGCAAAATATGCAACAGATATTGAACAGGTGGCAATGAAAGACGGAGTAATGAACTGGCAGGAATTAGACAGCCGCTCACCAATAAAACTTTCCTTTCCTGCTGAAAAAAGAAAAAACTCTATGCTGAATATTTATGCAGGCGTGCATGATGGATACACGGGCTCAGTTCCCATCAGTCATTCTATATTGTTCTATAATAAAATTGCTTCAGCATTATTTCCTGGTATAAAAGAAAATCTTATTGACGACAGTACGATCATTTCATTAATTACAAAGAGAAGAAATCCTAATGCTGACACGTCTGTTAAATTAAGTGGGCGAACCCTTCAGCTTTTGAAACAATTACCCAACCTCAGCCTCAGCATTTTTGAAGGAGGACATGAAATGCTTGTTCCACCTGCTTTGATATTAGCTCCCATTGACGAAAATAAAAATTTAAAGCTACTCAATATTCTCACTATTGGTGATTCAAATGGAGCTTTTGATTTTGGCTGGCCGCAACAAATGGCAAAACTGCTTCCGTTTTCAACGCTTATCAATAAATCTATTTCCGGTAATACAATTGGGTTTGATAATCTTGATCAGCCAAAGCTCAACACACTCACCAACATCAACCAGTATTTAAACAGTGCATACAATAAGTTGCCGGTAAATGCTGAACTTGATTACATCATCATTAACATTGGAACAAACGATACAAAGGCAGTTTTTAAAGACCGACAAAAAGAAGTGCCGGCAAACATGGATGCTCTTTTAAAAAAGATCAACAGTTATTTAAAGGAACATAACAAAAAGCTGCCGAAGATTTGTGTCATCACACCTTCGCCAATGGATGAACAGAAAATTGACAAAATAAAATATGGCGGCGGTGATGCAAGAATTCTGAAGAACAACAAACAGTTTAAGAAAATTGCTGCAGCCAATCATGTTGATTTCCTTGACAGTTATATTTTACTACGTGACGATTTTGCAACAAAAACAACAGATGGAATTCATCTCAACGAAAAAGCACAGTTTCAACTGGCTTCTGTAATTCTTACTTATATCAATGCAAAAAAGTAAACAATGAAATTTCCTGCATACTGTATTTTATTTTTATTGTTGCTCACAAATCTATCTGCTGCGGCACAATCAGCAGGCAGTAAACTGCTGAAACGAACTGTTGCTGATAGCAATATTATTTTACCACCAACCTGGGCATTTGGAATCATGTATGGTGGTTATGCCAATAAAAAAACATAACTATCCCATCGATGCTTACTGGATTGATTCCTGGTTTTGGAGTTATTCAGATAAAGGCGTTGGCCTGCACAAGTTTATTGACTTTACTGCAGATACTGTGGCTTATCCGAGTCGAAAGAAAATGTGGAAGTATATGCAGGACAATAACGTCAAAGGTGGCTTTTGGGTTTGGGATTGCATTCTTGAAACTGGTAATGAAAAAGCATTCAATGACTTTAAAGAAAAAGCATTTTTTTCAAGTACTTATCTCAATACCAATTCATGGCATAATGGAAGTAGGAGTACCGCCATGTTCCAGGATGGGAAAGAACGAAAGGGAACACAGTGCGGCAATATTGATTTTGATAACCCGGCAGCAGTTGATTACTTCAAGCAAAAGATGAAACCATTTTTTGATGAAGGTGCCGACTTTATCAAACTGGATCGTACTTCAAAAATAAGCACCTGCAAAGCCATGTTTGAAATGAGCCAGGAGTTTGGAAAAGAAACCAAAGGCCGGGGCTTTATTTTATCGCATACAGGAGGGCAGGAAACAGAAGAGTACAAACGCTATCCAACCAAATGGACAGATGATACACGCAGCGACTGGACAATTGAAAAACCTTTGATTGTATTTAACTCATGGGTACCACATGTGGCATTAAAAGAAAACATTGCCATGTACACCGATCCCAAAAACAGAACAAGTGAAATACCTTTTCTTACAAATGATCTGGGAGGTTTTGACATGGGCAAAACAAAACAGCCCGATGAAGAATTGTATATCCGCTGGCTGCAGTTTTCGATGTTTAATCCCATTACGGAAGTGTTTTCTCAACCCGAAAATCCCACCGCTAACATGGCATGGGTGTATTCTGAAAAAGCAGACAACATTTTTAGAAATTATGCACACTGGCGTATGCAATTATTTCCATACATCTATAGCTATGCACACCGCAGCCGCATAGAAGGCAAACAGATGATGGGAAAAATCCCGGGGCATTTGTATCAGTACATGTTTGGCGATGAATTACTGGCAGCACCCGTTTATGAAAAAGGAGCAACAAAGCAAAAAGTTTTTTTGCCTTCAGGTAACTGGATCAATTACTGGACTGGTGAACAATTGCAGGGGAATACTGAATATACAGTTGCAGCACCTCTTCATCAAATTCCCTTGTTTGTAAAACAGGGAGCCATTATACCCATGCGTCAATATGCATCATCCATCGAAAAAGGAAATAACAATACGCTGCTCCTGCATGTGTATCCCGGAGCTGATGGTTCTTTTAATTTACTGGAAGATGATGGAACAAGTAATGACTATTTGGATGGTATTTATGCTTCTACGATTCTTGAGCAGTGTAAAGATGTAAATAGAATGCTGCTGACGATACATCCGGTTGAAGGCTTTTACAAAGGAATGCCTTCAACAAGAAAATGGATACTGTATATTCATTGCAAGAAAGCACCGGAAAAAATTAGAATGAATGAGCAGAACCTGAAATTCAGGTATGAACCAACAAAAAAGATTGCTATCGTTGAAACGTATCAACGCTCAGTTAAACAAATTGCTGAAATTGAAGTAAATTTCCCATAAAGGCTTTGCTTAAACTGTAAGTTGATTCTTCTTTTCTGATAATTTATTCAGAAGAAAAAATTGCAGTTCCTGATACATATTTACTAAATTGAAAATTGTAACACAATCATTTTCTAATTAAGTAACAGCATGAGTATGAAACGGATGTTTGCCTGCCTTCTTTTTGTATACAGTATGTTCAGTACTGCTTTTTCACAAACCTATACAGCATCAGCAGAAAATTTGCAACAGCGAAAGGAATTTCAGGATATGAAATTCGGTCTCTTCATTCACTGGGGTGCTTCAAGTGTACTGGGAAATGGAGAATGGGTAATGAACAACCGTAATATTCATGTAAGTGATTATAACCGGCTCATCAATGTATTTAACCCAACAGCGTTTAATGCGCAGCAATGGGTGGCAACGGCTAAGGCTGCGGGAATGAAGTATATCACTTTAATTACCCGTCATCATGATGGGTTCAGCAACTGGGACACCAAACAATCTGACTGGAAAATCACCAACACTCCTTATGGAAAAGATGCAGTAAAGCAACTGGCGGATGAATGTCATAAACAGGGCATCAAATTATTCTTTTATTATTCTTTACTCGATTGGTATCGTTCAGACTATCAGTATGAAACAGGAAGAACAGGAAAAGGAACAGGTCGTACAGAAAAAGTAATTGGGAAAACTATATCCGTTTTATGAAGGCCCAGCTTACAGAACTGCTCACCAATTATGGTGAAATAGGAGGTATTTGGTTTGATGGTCATTGGGATCAGCTGGATAATGATGTTGATAAAAAACAGCAGAGTAAAGTAAACTGGCATTACGATGAAATTTATAAACTCATACACAGCTTACAGCCGAAATGTCTGATAGGTAACAATCATCACTTATCACCAATATCCGGCGAAGATTTTCAGATGTTTGAAAAAGATCTGCCCGGTCATAATACTTCTGGATTTGGCGGTGCTGATATTTCTGCCTTGCCACTTGAAACCTGCGAAACCATGAATAATTCATGGGGCTATAATATTACCGACAGGAGTTACAAATCAGTAAAGCAGTTGATTCATTACATGGTGAATGCGGCAGGACGTAATGCAAATTTTTTATTGAATGTTGGCCCGATGCCATCAGGTGTTATTCAATCAGAGTTTGCTGATACGCTGAAAGCAATAGGTAACTGGATGGCACAATATGGTGAAACAATTTATGGAACAAGAGGAGATATTATTGAGCCGCAGGAATGGGGTGTGCTCACTGCAAAGGATCAAACAGTGTATGTGCATTTGCTGAAACCAACAGGGAAAAACTATATTTTTATTCCAGGTATCACAAAGAAAATTACCGGGGCACAATCATTTTCAGGAAAACAAAAATTGAAATACAAACAACAGCAGGAAGGTGTGTTTGTTTACATGGAAGGGGTAGAGATAAATACCATTGATACGGTCATTGAATTAAAATGGCAGTAAAAAGAAAATACGAACAACCAAAATAAATGACATGAACAGAAAAGAGTTTATAACAAGCACTGGTTTAACCGCAGCATCCTTTGCAGTAATGCCTTCAATGGATTTGTTTGCAGGAAAGGCTGAACAGAAAGTGAAAATTGCCATCATCGGTGTTGGATTGCGTGGACAGAATCATCTTGAATTACTATTAACCAGAGATGATGTTGAGGTTGTTGCCATGTGTGATATAGATGACCGCATGCTCACTTATGCAAAAGAGTATGTAACAAAAAGCGGTAAGAAGATGCCGCAGGCATTTACCGGTGATCCATACGCATGGAAAAAAATGCTTGAGCTGAAGGGTTTGGATGGAGTGATCGTTGCTACACCATGGGAATGGCATAAACCCATGATCATTGGTACACTGGAAGCAGGTGTAAATAGGGATTTTCAGAAGCAAGATGGCGAACTGAACATTCTGTGCGCCGCAATGGTGATCTGTATCCTACACATGGTATCGGGCCAATTGCCAATTATATTAATATCAACCGGGGCAACCGTTTCCTCACATTAAATTCATTCTCTTCCAAAGCAAGAGGATTGCATAACCACATCGTAAAAGGTGGTGGCGAAAATCATCCGAATGCTAAAATAAATTTCAAATTAGGCGATGTTGTTACAACACATATCAATTGTGCCAATGGTGAAACCATTCTGCTTGAGCATGATACTAATCTTCCACGTCCTTATTCGCTGGGTTTCCGTGTGCAGGGTACAGAAGGTTTGTGGATGGATGTAAACAAAGGCATTTATATTGAAGGTAAATCTGCTAAGCCGCATCAATGGGATGAAGCCAAACAATGGCTTGATAAATATGATCATCCATTATGGGTGAGGTGGAGTAAAGAAACCAAAGGTGCAGGTCATGGAGGAATGGACTTTTTTGTGATTCATTCTTTTATTGAATCCATCAAACGAAAAACAGCAACGCCAATGGATGTATATGATGCAGCTGCATGGAGTGCTATTACTCCATTGAGTGAGCAATCAATTGAGCTGGGTAATGAAACAGTTGAGTTTCCTGATTTCACTGGTGGTCAATGGATGTACCGCAAGCCTGTGTTTGCTTTGAATGATGAGTATTAATTTTCGTGTAATGCAAATACCGCAAAGAGTTTTAGCTGCATATGCCTTTACTGATGAATCTGTGAAGGCTGAAATAATTGGCAGCGGCTTAATCAATCATACCTGGAAACTTACTGATAGCGGCAGGGAATATATATTACAGCGGGTAAATCAGCATGTGTTTAAACAACCGGAAGATATTGCTTACAATATTGATCTGGTTGCTTCGCATCTGAAAAAGTATTATCCCAATTATCTTTTCATTTCTCCTGTTGCTGCAATTGATGGAAGAACACTTGTTTATTTAGAAGAAGAAGGATATTTCCGGATGTTTCCATTTGTGAAAGATTCTGTTTCAATTGATACAGTTAAAACCACGAAGCAGGCGTATGAAGCGGCAGCACAGTTTGGACGTTTTACAAAACTGCTCAGTGGTTTACAAAGCAGTCAGCTGCGGATCACTATTCCTTCTTTTCATGATCTTACACTACGTTATCAGCAATTCTTATCAGCAATAGAAACAGGAAATCAGCAACGGGTTAAAGAATCAGATCAGCTGATCAAAAAACTGCTTGGTTATTCAACAATTGCAGAAGAGTATGAGCGCATTAAAACTGATCCTTCCTTTAAGCTGAGAGTTACTCATCATGATACCAAGATCAGCAACGTATTATTTGATGAACACGGAAATGGATTATGTGTGATAGATCTTGACACATTGATGCCGGGTTATTTTTTCAGTGATGTGGGTGATATGATGCGTACCTATCTTTCTCCTGTGAATGAAGAGGAAAGTGATTTCAGTAAAATAGAAGTAAGAACTGATTTTTACAAAGCAATTGCTGAAGGATATTTTACTGAAATGAAAGATGAACTTACAGATGCAGAAAAAAACTCTTTTTTTTATGCCGGGAAGTTTATGATCTATATGCAGGCCATACGCTTTCTAACAGATTATTTAAATGCTGATGTTTATTATGGTGCCAAATATCCGGGGCATAATTTCATCAGGGCAGGTAATCAGGAAGTATTACTTGAAAAATTGATGGAAAAAGAACATCTGCTGATTTGATCAACTTCTCGTTTTTCTGTTATTTTAAATTACCCTTCAGCAATTTTAAAGCCGTCAGAGCACATTACACATTCACTTCTTTCCACTTTCCTTTTTTGAAAAAATACCAGGCTGCAACAGCAATGAATGTTTCTGCAACAGGTATCGCAATGAAAGCTCCTGTTGATTTCCAGTCAAGCCCTTTTGCCAGGAAATAGGCCAATGGAATTTGAAATACCCAGAAGCCGAGAAGATTGATGATGGTTGGTGTTTTTGTATCGCCTGCACCATTCAATGCCTGTGTCATTACCATACCAATGCCATAGAAGATATATGCCGAACCAATGATCTGTAATGCTCTTGCACCGAATTTAATTACTTCTGCATCCTGTGTAAATATGCGGATGATGGGGTTTGCAAAAAACAAGAAGAGCAGCATTACAAAACTCATAAAAATGGCATTATACTTTGCTGTAAGTAACACACTCTGCTCTGCCCGCTGCAATTGTTTCGCACCGAGATTCTGCCCAACCAATGTTGCAGCTGCATTACTTAATCCCCAGGCAGGTAAAATAAAGAACACCACATTGCGTATGGCAATTTGATAACCTGCAGATGCGGTAGTGCCGCCAGTTTCAGCAACCAGCCTGGCCAGTATAATCCAGCTGCCGCTTGCAATAATAAACTGGAATGTTGCCGGCCATGCAATCGTGACAATTGATCTGATCAGTTTCCAATCGAGATGGAAATGTGCTGCCCTCATTTTTATGGCACCATCTCCTTTCAGCAAATGCCAGCATTGATAAGCAACACCGGCGCTTCTGCCAATAACGGTTGCAATAGCTGCTCCCTTTAAACCATAGAAATGAATAAAGATGGGGCAAAGGATAATGTTAAGAATACTGGCCAGCCACAAACTCTTCATGGCCATAGCTGCATCACCTGCACCACGGAAGATTCCATTGATCAGGAACAGTAACATAATAGCAACACTTCCGCCCAGCATAATACGTGTAAACACAGCACCATCTCTTACAACATCTGCATGTGCACCCATCAGCCGTAAAATATCGGAGGCAAAAATGACCCCTATAATGCTGACGATGATTGTTACAATGATTGATATAACTAATGATTGTGCACCTGCATGTGCAGCTGCTTCCGGATTTTTTTCGCCAATCCTTCTGGCAACAACCGCCGTTGCTGCAGTGCTTAAACCAATGGCAACAGAGTAAACAATGGTGATCACCGATTCTGTTAATCCAACAGTTGCAATGGCATTTTGTCCGAGTTTTCCTACAAAAAACATATCTACAACCGCAAACACGCTTTCAAGACTCAGTTCAAGAATCATGGGAATGGCCAGCAGGAAAACAGCTTTGCGGATGCTGCCCTGGGTATAATCCATTTGCTCGCCTTTGAGCGCCTGTTTTAGTGTTTGAATATAATAAGATAGCCTGGTTGGGTTATTGGTATTCGTCGTCATGTAATTTTTTTAAACGTATAAGAAACTGAAATAAAGAGTAAAGCAGCGAATGCTTCACTTGTACCGGGAGGTTTGTCTGTAAGACGACTTAGAGCTTCATATGCCTGAAAATAAGATGCCGCAAAACTAAAGAAATTATTTTTGCTTTGAAA carries:
- a CDS encoding prolyl oligopeptidase family serine peptidase, with the protein product MKKNLSLLSCLLFAVFYFAFTQTKEATWDNTTNKNWGSEFQLVQIRSSVDNAVQNAWYHQSKKNNPQPLVISLHTWSGDYNQEDPLAKEVLLRDWNYIHPDFRGPNNNPNACGSPLVIADLEDAIQYAVKNGNVDSNDVHIIGVSGGGYAAMLAYMKIKYPVKSFNAWVGISDLSNWYWEQKGRNAKYATDIEQVAMKDGVMNWQELDSRSPIKLSFPAEKRKNSMLNIYAGVHDGYTGSVPISHSILFYNKIASALFPGIKENLIDDSTIISLITKRRNPNADTSVKLSGRTLQLLKQLPNLSLSIFEGGHEMLVPPALILAPIDENKNLKLLNILTIGDSNGAFDFGWPQQMAKLLPFSTLINKSISGNTIGFDNLDQPKLNTLTNINQYLNSAYNKLPVNAELDYIIINIGTNDTKAVFKDRQKEVPANMDALLKKINSYLKEHNKKLPKICVITPSPMDEQKIDKIKYGGGDARILKNNKQFKKIAAANHVDFLDSYILLRDDFATKTTDGIHLNEKAQFQLASVILTYINAKK
- a CDS encoding aminoglycoside phosphotransferase family protein — its product is MQIPQRVLAAYAFTDESVKAEIIGSGLINHTWKLTDSGREYILQRVNQHVFKQPEDIAYNIDLVASHLKKYYPNYLFISPVAAIDGRTLVYLEEEGYFRMFPFVKDSVSIDTVKTTKQAYEAAAQFGRFTKLLSGLQSSQLRITIPSFHDLTLRYQQFLSAIETGNQQRVKESDQLIKKLLGYSTIAEEYERIKTDPSFKLRVTHHDTKISNVLFDEHGNGLCVIDLDTLMPGYFFSDVGDMMRTYLSPVNEEESDFSKIEVRTDFYKAIAEGYFTEMKDELTDAEKNSFFYAGKFMIYMQAIRFLTDYLNADVYYGAKYPGHNFIRAGNQEVLLEKLMEKEHLLI
- a CDS encoding glycoside hydrolase family 31 protein; this encodes MPIKKHNYPIDAYWIDSWFWSYSDKGVGLHKFIDFTADTVAYPSRKKMWKYMQDNNVKGGFWVWDCILETGNEKAFNDFKEKAFFSSTYLNTNSWHNGSRSTAMFQDGKERKGTQCGNIDFDNPAAVDYFKQKMKPFFDEGADFIKLDRTSKISTCKAMFEMSQEFGKETKGRGFILSHTGGQETEEYKRYPTKWTDDTRSDWTIEKPLIVFNSWVPHVALKENIAMYTDPKNRTSEIPFLTNDLGGFDMGKTKQPDEELYIRWLQFSMFNPITEVFSQPENPTANMAWVYSEKADNIFRNYAHWRMQLFPYIYSYAHRSRIEGKQMMGKIPGHLYQYMFGDELLAAPVYEKGATKQKVFLPSGNWINYWTGEQLQGNTEYTVAAPLHQIPLFVKQGAIIPMRQYASSIEKGNNNTLLLHVYPGADGSFNLLEDDGTSNDYLDGIYASTILEQCKDVNRMLLTIHPVEGFYKGMPSTRKWILYIHCKKAPEKIRMNEQNLKFRYEPTKKIAIVETYQRSVKQIAEIEVNFP
- a CDS encoding MATE family efflux transporter; the protein is MTTNTNNPTRLSYYIQTLKQALKGEQMDYTQGSIRKAVFLLAIPMILELSLESVFAVVDMFFVGKLGQNAIATVGLTESVITIVYSVAIGLSTAATAVVARRIGEKNPEAAAHAGAQSLVISIIVTIIVSIIGVIFASDILRLMGAHADVVRDGAVFTRIMLGGSVAIMLLFLINGIFRGAGDAAMAMKSLWLASILNIILCPIFIHFYGLKGAAIATVIGRSAGVAYQCWHLLKGDGAIKMRAAHFHLDWKLIRSIVTIAWPATFQFIIASGSWIILARLVAETGGTTASAGYQIAIRNVVFFILPAWGLSNAAATLVGQNLGAKQLQRAEQSVLLTAKYNAIFMSFVMLLFLFFANPIIRIFTQDAEVIKFGARALQIIGSAYIFYGIGMVMTQALNGAGDTKTPTIINLLGFWVFQIPLAYFLAKGLDWKSTGAFIAIPVAETFIAVAAWYFFKKGKWKEVNV